The genomic segment ATGTACTCCGACCTGGCCTCTCTGTACGAACGGGCCGGGCGGATACAGGGAACGGCCGGGTCGGTGACCATGCTGCCGGTGGTGACCATGCCGGAGGACGACATCACCCACCCCATCCCGGACCTGACCGGCTATATCACCGAGGGGCAGATCGTGCTCTCCCGCGAGCTGCACCAGCGGGGCGTCTTCCCGCCGGTGGACGTGCTCCCCAGCCTGTCCCGGCTCATGCAGCGCGGCATCGGCCCCGGCCATACGCGGGATGACCATCGTCGGATCGCCGACGCCCTGTACCGGCACTACGCCAAGGGGCGCTATGTGCGCGGCCTGGAGGCGGTGGTGGGGCGGGAGGGGATGGTGGAGGCGGATCGGGTGATGCTGGATTTCGCCGACGCCTTCGAGGCGGAGGTCATCGGCCAGGGCGAGGCCCGGCGGGGGATCGGCGCGAGCCTGGACGCCGGGCTGGCCCTGTTGAAACGTTTTTCTTTGGAGCCGCCATGATCCACCCGACCCGCACCAACCTGCTGCTGCTCAAGGAAAAGGCCCGCTCCGTGACCGGGAGCGTCGGCATCCTCACGGCCCGCCGCCTGGCCCTGATCCGAGAGATCCTGGCCATCTCCACCCCCTTCCTCCAGTCTCGGGCCGAGGTGAAAAAGGCCTACACCAGGGCCCTGACCGAGATGGCGCTTGCCAGTGGCCTGGAGGGGGACGATTTCGTCGGATCGCTCCCCATGGGGACTGCCCGGGATGTGGGGGTGGAGGTGGGGGAGCGGAACGTCATGGGGCTCCGTTACCGGGAAATCCAGGTCCAGGGGGAGGTGCGCCGCCCCCCGGACGAGCGGGGCTACGACTGCCGCTTCACCACTCCGCACCTGGAGGAGGCCATCGGCCTCTTCGAGGAGATCGTGGCGGAGATGTTGGTGATCGCCGCCTTCGAGGTGCGCATGAAGCGGCTGGGGGAAGAGGTGGTCCGGGTGACGCGACGGATCAGGGTGCTGGAGGAGCGGGTGCTCCCCGGCCTGCAAAGCGAGATCAGGGCAATCGCCCACTATATCGGCGAGCGGGAGCGGGAATCCTTCTACCGCCTGAAGCGTTTCAAGGAGCAGCGGAGCGGATGAGCCGGACGGGGCAAGTGGGATAACTACCATGATATCACCGTTTTGCCCTGTGATCTCAGGATGATGATTTTTTTGCGTACATTTTGAGTTGACACAGCCAATAATTCCATGCTAAAAAATCGACTCTACACCGCTATTCCCCAATAGCTCAGTTGGTAGAGCAGGTGGCTGTTAACCACCTTGTCCCTGGTTCGAGTCCGGGTTGGGGAGCCAAACAAAACAAGGGCTTACAGAGATGATCTGTGAGCCCTTTTTGTTTGTGCAACCTCTGATGCAACCCCTGCCTCTTTCACTGGTAAAAAAACCGGGGGCATCTTTCGACACCCCCGGCGCGTGGTGATAACGTGTTGTGGACAGTCACAGCACAGATAAATTCCTGAATCTCGGTTGAAGTGAACGCTGGTACATCACCCGGCCCCGCCTGTCCAGTCTTGCAAAAGCCTCTTCGATCCTATCCGCCTCAACCTCGTTGCCTATCCTCCAAGCCTGTGCCCTTGCTGCAATAAGCTCCATCCGCGTCATAGTGCTGTAGTTCATGGTGTAACCTCCTGAGATTGTATTTCAGCAATGACCTTACCATTCCATAAAGACATATTGATGTCAAATAAGTCATTAATATCAATTATTTAAACATCTTTTATGTGCGAATAAAACACCCAAGATGATACCCCCCCATGGGGTGTAGGGGGATGCCGGAAACGACCCCCACCCTTTTTATGGTAAAGGGTCCCATCCGGTATAATGGATGCTCTCTCTTTCCCGATGCCGAAACCCGCCAAGACGATGAGGGCCGATACTGGCACCTGAAGCCGTCCCTGCCGCCATTACCGGAACTGCCCGGCGTTCACACTCGATGAAGTAGTCCCGGACTTCAAAGCCCTTGTCGGGCCTGGACATCTTGGCAATGTGCTTGGCCGAATCAGTGGTGAGATAGTATTTCTTGAGGTGCTTCATCCCGCTGGGGAGCTGCTCCCCTTTTTCGGTGAGCAGGTAGTTTCGGTTTTCCACAAGTCTTGCCCTGGCGACCTGATCCTTGATCCAATTACTGAAGCCCCTAGAGATGCCAAAAAATCCATGGAGGCCCCTGACGTTGACGATTTGGTGGCATTTCCTGGTGTTCCTGCCTGTCACTAGGGACGTGGTGCCCGATTTGTATTTCACGTTAAATTGCGGTAGTATCAGGGCCTTAACATCACCCACTGCCACCCGGCATGCCATCAAGGGGGCCTCATGCGATTTCTCTCACGGACCAAAAACAGAATGAACTCCTACCGCCAAAGCCAGTACGACAGCAGGGAGTTTATCATCTCCATGACCGACCGCGATTATGATGAGTTGCAACTATGTGATGCCGCGCTCAAGGTCTGGCTGCCAGAAAACGTCATAAAGGTGCTGTATGAGATCACGGTGCTGCTGAATATACCCATTTCGGACTTCATAAGGCAGTTGTTTTTCACCCACCTGTACGGCAGGTACGACCTACTTGGTTACATCGAAAGAAGCAAGCTCAAGTTTACAGACCCGGATCAGCCTTCGCCGTGTGCCAAGACTGTACCCAAAGAAGAGGCTTCACCTTCCCCCAGAATCCCCCTGTCCTCCGACAGCAACAAAGTCATTGCCCTGAAGGTCTGCCTGCCTTCAGCAATGAAGCAGGGGCTTATCGACCTCGCAGACAAA from the Oryzomonas sagensis genome contains:
- a CDS encoding V-type ATP synthase subunit D, whose amino-acid sequence is MIHPTRTNLLLLKEKARSVTGSVGILTARRLALIREILAISTPFLQSRAEVKKAYTRALTEMALASGLEGDDFVGSLPMGTARDVGVEVGERNVMGLRYREIQVQGEVRRPPDERGYDCRFTTPHLEEAIGLFEEIVAEMLVIAAFEVRMKRLGEEVVRVTRRIRVLEERVLPGLQSEIRAIAHYIGERERESFYRLKRFKEQRSG
- a CDS encoding antA/AntB antirepressor family protein, whose amino-acid sequence is MACRVAVGDVKALILPQFNVKYKSGTTSLVTGRNTRKCHQIVNVRGLHGFFGISRGFSNWIKDQVARARLVENRNYLLTEKGEQLPSGMKHLKKYYLTTDSAKHIAKMSRPDKGFEVRDYFIECERRAVPVMAAGTASGASIGPHRLGGFRHRERESIHYTGWDPLP